In Nicotiana tabacum cultivar K326 chromosome 2, ASM71507v2, whole genome shotgun sequence, the following proteins share a genomic window:
- the LOC107822594 gene encoding GDSL esterase/lipase At5g03980-like, with the protein MASLISLPKVSFFLLLITFAFFSSPSAAQTKCNIRSVYQFGDSLADAGNVIRTPGANIIFRANRAPYGETFFKRPTGRFSDGRIIIDYISSALKLSFLNAYLDSDNVFSQGVNFAVAGATTLNSSFWAARNVRLPAWNTPLANQLGWFKSHLQSTCGSNCAQTLSNSLVVMGEWGGNDYYNNFFQRKQLPEVRTYVPFVVAGIMRGIKDVIQLGATRILVPGFFPLGCLPLYLTTFPDTNANAYDQLGCLRNYNDFASYHHRYLNRGLDNLRREFPNVGIVYGDYNGAFLTVLQSASSFGFNQNTLLTACCGTGGRYNFNFSNVCGSASVRACSNPAQYVHWDGIHLTDEAHRRITDIIVKDMLSRLGCTV; encoded by the coding sequence ATGGCTTCCCTAATTTCTCTGCCCAAagtatctttctttcttttacttataACTTTTGCATTTTTCTCTTCTCCTTCAGCTGCCCAAACGAAATGTAATATCAGATCCGTTTACCAATTCGGCGACTCACTTGCCGATGCCGGTAATGTCATCCGCACACCTGGTGCTAACATCATATTCCGCGCCAACAGAGCTCCTTACGGCGAGACATTTTTTAAGAGACCTACAGGCCGCTTCTCAGATGGCCGTATTATTATCGATTACATTTCCTCTGCTCTTAAACTCTCCTTCCTTAATGCTTACTTGGACAGTGATAATGTTTTTAGCCAAGGCGTCAATTTCGCTGTCGCGGGTGCCACAACGCTGAATTCCTCTTTCTGGGCTGCCCGGAATGTCAGGTTGCCCGCCTGGAACACGCCGCTCGCTAATCAACTAGGTTGGTTCAAATCTCACCTGCAGTCCACCTGTGGTTCCAATTGTGCACAAACTCTCAGCAACTCTCTAGTAGTAATGGGGGAATGGGGTGGCAATGACTACTATAATAATTTTTTCCAAAGAAAACAATTACCTGAGGTACGGACTTACGTTCCTTTCGTTGTTGCGGGCATTATGAGAGGCATTAAAGATGTGATTCAACTCGGGGCAACTCGTATTTTGGTACCAGGATTTTTTCCATTGGGTTGTCTTCCTCTATACCTTACAACTTTTCCTGATACTAATGCCAATGCTTACGACCAATTGGGATGCTTGAGAAATTATAATGATTTTGCTTCATACCATCACAGATACCTAAACAGAGGCCTGGATAATCTACGACGTGAATTTCCAAATGTTGGAATCGTTTATGGGGATTACAATGGGGCGTTTTTGACTGTTCTTCAAAGTGCTTCTTCCTTTGGATTTAATCAAAACACATTGCTCACTGCGTGCTGTGGAACCGGAGGACGATACAACTTTAATTTCAGTAATGTGTGTGGATCAGCTAGTGTAAGAGCTTGTTCTAACCCGGCTCAATACGTGCACTGGGATGGCATTCATTTGACAGATGAAGCTCATCGTCGTATTACAGACATTATCGTCAAGGACATGCTTTCAAGATTAGGGTGTACTGTTTAG